In Haematobia irritans isolate KBUSLIRL chromosome 1, ASM5000362v1, whole genome shotgun sequence, a genomic segment contains:
- the LOC142234969 gene encoding fatty acyl-CoA reductase wat-like, translating to MIEMTSNIQSFFKRKNVFITGGTGFLGKVLIETLLRTTEIRKIFILMRSKRSKNEEERFNEIFQDPLFGKLHIERPQFRDYLHMITGDCSEPNLGISEDDRQQLIENVNIIVHLAATVRFNEAMSTATKINVRAILDLMNLAKEMKHLKSFVHVSTAYVNCTTAHSDERFFTDKLSVNSHQLLTLLDTLDNGLLDHIGQQLLAEYPNTYTFTKAVGEEVVQKHCGILPICIVRPGGVVQVADDSQLTGWLNTMQGGISAIYCAGIGLLRVVNGKGENSVPMIPVDYCVNEIMAAAWYIGSKYTNSSADGPMIFNAVPDENNTIAWGKYWKTVKKYICKSPYTTMKWYPFFIIEPNRILYRIFNFVYGTLPAYLVDGCLTLMRKPTQMVKIHKKTYNLAEIIRHFVINNFTFGISNTRKLWHAMSVSDQSLYNFNMRTFDWEPYIQKQVLGLRHFIAKDSPESIPQAKQRLKRFYVYNLIVHGFMISLILLIIWKTVAMFF from the exons ATGATCGAAATGACTTCAAATATTCAAAGTTTCTTTAAACGCAAAAACGTATTTATAACTGGTGGCACTGGATTTTTAGGAAAAG TTCTAATTGAAACGTTGCTTAGAACAACAGAAATccgtaaaatatttattttgatgaGAAGTAAACGCAGCAAAAATGAAGAGGAACGgtttaatgaaatatttcagGATCCT CTTTTTGGGAAACTGCATATTGAACGACCACAATTTAGAGATTATTTACATATGATAACTGGAGATTGCTcagaaccaaatctcggaatttCAGAAGATGATCGTCAGCagcttatagaaaatgtcaatatcATTGTACACTTAGCGGCCACCGTACGTTTCAATGAAGCGATGAGTACAGCAACGAAAATTAATGTTCGAGCGATACTGGATCTCATGAATTTAGCCAAAGAAATGAAACATTTAAAA TCGTTTGTCCATGTCTCCACAGCATATGTAAATTGCACAACTGCTCACTCTGATGAGCGCTTTTTTACGGATAAGTTAAGTGTAAATAGCCATCAACTTCTAACCCTTTTGGATACATTGGACAATGGTCTCTTGGACCACATAGGACAGCAGTTGCTAGCTGAATATCCAAATACTTACACTTTTACGAAAGCCGTAGGAGAGGAAGTTGTTCAAAAACATTGCGGCATTTTGCCGATTTGTATAGTCCGACCTGGTGGAg TTGTTCAAGTAGCAGATGATAGCCAGCTGACGGGATGGCTTAATACAATGCAAGGTGGTATAAgtgcaatttattgtgctggtaTCGGTTTGCTTAGAGTTGTCAATGGGAAGGGGGAAAATAGTGTACCTATGATACCGGTGGATTATTGTGTCAATGAAATAATGGCAGCAGCTTGGTACATAGGATCCAAATATACAAACAG CTCTGCAGATGGTCCCATGATTTTTAATGCGGTTCCCGATGAAAATAACACAATTGCATGGGGCAAATATTGGAAAaccgtaaaaaaatatatatgcaaatCCCCATATACTACAATGAAATGGTATCCATTTTTCATAATTGAGCCAAATCGGattctatatagaatatttaattttgtctaTGGCACATTACCTGCATATCTTGTGGATGGCTGTCTAACACTGATGCGAAAGCCAACCCA AATggttaaaattcataaaaagacGTACAATTTGGCCGAAATTATAAGGCATTTCGTAATCAACAACTTCACCTTTGGTATTTCGAATACGAGAAAACTTTGGCATGCAATGTCGGTTAGTGATCAAAGCCTTTATAATTTCAATATGAGAACCTTCGATTGGGAGCCATACATTCAAAAACAGGTTCTTGGCTTAAGGCACTTTATTGCTAAGGATAGCCCCGAGAGTATACCTCAAGCAAAGCAGCGGTTGAAGAG ATTCTACGTATACAATTTGATTGTACACGGATTTATGATATCCCTCATTCTGTTGATAATATGGAAAACTGTTGCAATGTTCTTTTAA
- the LOC142219479 gene encoding uncharacterized protein LOC142219479, with the protein MRPIRLFYATAIVTLGAHVLAVPIDSSGNEVSVEESNGVAEPSEAIEESKPPATPGPKPVDEEATNSNPEATYVLPENHGSSTGAHFDPSIYAGYVTPEAFQQYLSQFAGAFAPYAYPGYGAAPTPVYPGPFAVQTGYDGFLVPAITTSVSPSNTAVSTSIIGNIATVIHTISTFLMRSPFIQIILTALGALAMIVFGGALTTAICNFTPLCNISLKAVTYLRGDGAADMGRMIAEEMTPERVRRAAEFVRNAIRKYKELQTRMQAEDQRS; encoded by the exons ATGAGACCAATTCGATTATTTTATGCTACAGCCATTGTTACATTAGGAGCCCATGTTCTAGCTGTCCCCATAGATTCATCGGGAAATGAAGTGTCAGTGGAAGAGTCCAATGGCGTTGCAGAACCAAGCGAAGCTATTGAAGAAAGTAAACCACCTGCAACTCCAGGCCCTAAACCAGTTGATGAGGAGGCAACAAATTCGAATCCAGAAGCCACATATGTG CTACCAGAAAATCATGGATCAAGTACAGGCGCACACTTTGATCCTTCCATATATGCTGGCTATGTAACACCTGAAGCTTTCCAGCAATATTTATCACAATTTGCTGGGGCATTTGCTCCGTATGCTTATCCTGGTTATGGAGCAGCTCCTACACCCGTATATCCAGGACCATTTGCTGTACAAACCGGCTATGATGGATTCTTGGTACCTGCTATAACCACAAGTGTGTCACCCAGTAATACGGCAGTTTCCACCTCTATAATCGGTAATATAGCTACAGTTATTCATACGATCTCAACATTCCTTATGCGTTCACCATTCATTCAAATAATTTTGACCGCATTGGGAGCATTGGCAATGATTGTCTTCGGGGGTGCTCTAACCACTGCTATCTGCAATTTTACACCCCTCTGTAATATTTCCCTAAAGGCTGTTACTTATTTACGTGGTGATGGAGCAGCCGATATGGGCCGTATGATAGCTGAAGAAATGACACCAGAACGGGTGAGAAGGGCGGCGGAATTTGTAAGAAATGCCATTCGTAAATACAAAGAATTGCAAACTCGAATGCAAGCAGAAGATCAACGATCGTAG